In a single window of the Flavobacterium sp. W4I14 genome:
- a CDS encoding ligand-binding sensor domain-containing protein/DNA-binding CsgD family transcriptional regulator (product_source=COG3292/COG2771; cath_funfam=1.10.10.10,2.20.70.10; cleavage_site_network=SignalP-noTM; cog=COG2771,COG3292; pfam=PF07495; superfamily=46894,63829; transmembrane_helix_parts=Outside_1_743,TMhelix_744_766,Inside_767_959) → MLNYFRLLLLLSCFAINTYASEIKSIGVPYIENYPKSVYSSGNQNWSIAKDKNGVMYFGNAEGLLTFDGRYWQKYQMPNRQIVRSVATDDKGRIYTGSFGEFGFWSIKTNKLTYSSLTNLLPKGIKINDEVWKIYVDQDRVIFQSFSKIFIYKNNKIEVVKSPSSFLFLHKVNKRYLIEVLEKGLFELIGNKLIHIPNSEKLGKEGILSILPYKTSGLIIGTSKNGLFTYDGTDFTPLNTPANSYLKTYQLNNGVSLLGKYFAYGTILNGLIIIDENGRVVQRINKSSGLQNNTVLSLYADNEQNLWTGLDNGIDRIELNSPLYFYFDKTGQFGTVYSSIIFNNKIYLGTNQGLFYSEWSPDNLLPFNFRLIANSQGQVWELTIIDNELICGHNSGTFKVNGDKIDWLSRSSGGWTIKKLNSNPNFLVQGTYTGLSLFTESPAWGLKFVNKIAGFDAPSRYVEQDNKGDIWVAHAYKGLYKLSLNPDYTSVTSTKYFDESNGLPGNYNINIFNLENKIVFSSDAGFYTYDELSNKFTKYEALNKELGSFESSNKIISAGGKKYWFINHGKTALVNFSEPGKVEIDSNQFSILDGRMVQYYENISRISNSIYLISVDDGFVIYNPTAQLNLQKQKLPAVLIRRVEDITDKFSLISEAGNGEEATEIENSRNNIRISYALPYYRQAKVKYQFYLEGYSKAWSDWSYATQKDFTNLSAGNYVFKVRAKIDDTSVSGETVYSFTILRPWYLNNWAILCYVVLFVVVLILGKKIYERKLQRDSQKISDRLQAEQEEILRQETEINEKQIIKLQTEKLQAELASKNRELANSAMTLVYKNELLQKLSDEITKLKDENGKKLSDDQTRKIQKVINDGMNDERDWHLFENSFNEAHESFFKKLKAQHPDLVPNDLKLCAYLRMNMSSKEMSSLLNISLRGVEIRRYRLRKKLEVPHDKNLTEFLMEL, encoded by the coding sequence ATGCTAAACTATTTCCGGCTCCTATTATTACTATCCTGTTTCGCGATAAATACCTATGCATCAGAAATTAAAAGCATAGGCGTTCCATATATAGAAAATTATCCAAAATCTGTTTATTCGTCAGGAAATCAGAACTGGAGCATAGCAAAAGATAAAAATGGTGTAATGTACTTTGGCAATGCTGAAGGACTTTTAACTTTCGATGGCCGCTACTGGCAGAAATATCAGATGCCCAACAGGCAAATTGTTAGATCGGTCGCGACAGATGATAAAGGCAGAATCTATACCGGTAGCTTTGGTGAATTTGGCTTTTGGTCGATTAAAACCAATAAGTTAACCTATAGTTCACTTACCAATCTTTTGCCAAAAGGAATAAAAATCAATGATGAAGTCTGGAAAATCTATGTAGACCAGGATAGGGTAATCTTTCAATCCTTTTCGAAAATATTTATCTATAAAAACAACAAAATCGAGGTTGTAAAATCGCCATCATCCTTTCTGTTTCTTCATAAGGTGAACAAAAGGTACTTAATTGAAGTACTGGAAAAAGGCTTATTCGAACTCATTGGCAACAAGTTAATTCATATTCCAAACAGTGAAAAACTTGGCAAAGAAGGAATTCTTTCCATCCTTCCTTATAAAACCAGTGGCCTCATTATCGGCACCAGTAAGAACGGATTATTTACCTATGACGGAACAGATTTTACGCCCCTGAACACGCCAGCAAATAGCTATCTTAAAACCTACCAACTTAACAATGGGGTGAGTTTATTGGGTAAATATTTTGCTTACGGCACTATCCTTAACGGCCTGATCATTATTGACGAAAATGGAAGGGTTGTGCAGCGGATCAATAAATCGAGCGGTTTACAGAATAATACTGTTTTAAGTTTATACGCGGATAATGAACAAAATCTTTGGACAGGTCTTGACAATGGGATCGACCGCATAGAACTTAACTCTCCCTTATATTTTTATTTTGATAAAACAGGTCAGTTTGGTACTGTTTACTCCAGCATTATCTTTAATAATAAAATTTATCTTGGTACCAATCAGGGTTTATTTTATAGTGAGTGGTCGCCGGATAACCTACTACCATTTAATTTTCGGTTAATCGCTAATTCGCAAGGGCAGGTATGGGAACTCACCATTATTGATAATGAGTTGATCTGCGGACACAATAGCGGCACGTTTAAAGTAAACGGCGATAAAATCGATTGGTTATCGAGATCATCTGGTGGCTGGACGATAAAAAAGCTAAATTCGAACCCGAATTTCCTTGTTCAGGGTACTTACACCGGGCTTTCGCTTTTTACAGAATCTCCAGCTTGGGGATTAAAATTTGTAAATAAAATTGCCGGATTCGATGCTCCATCAAGATATGTAGAACAGGACAATAAGGGAGATATTTGGGTAGCGCATGCTTATAAGGGCTTGTATAAATTAAGCTTAAACCCTGATTACACAAGTGTAACCAGCACCAAATATTTTGACGAAAGTAACGGTCTGCCCGGCAATTACAACATCAATATATTTAACTTAGAGAATAAGATTGTCTTTTCTTCTGATGCAGGCTTTTATACTTACGATGAATTGAGCAATAAATTCACCAAGTACGAAGCACTTAATAAAGAACTCGGTTCTTTCGAATCTTCCAATAAAATTATTAGCGCAGGTGGCAAAAAATATTGGTTTATTAATCACGGCAAAACAGCACTGGTTAACTTTAGCGAACCTGGTAAAGTAGAAATAGACTCGAATCAATTCAGCATTTTAGATGGCCGAATGGTGCAATATTATGAGAATATCAGCCGAATCAGTAATTCCATTTACCTGATCAGCGTTGATGATGGGTTTGTAATCTACAATCCTACGGCTCAACTGAATTTGCAGAAACAAAAATTGCCTGCCGTACTGATCAGGCGTGTAGAAGATATTACCGATAAATTTTCGCTGATCAGCGAAGCTGGAAACGGTGAGGAAGCAACTGAGATTGAAAATAGCCGTAACAATATCCGCATTTCTTATGCATTGCCCTATTACCGCCAGGCTAAGGTTAAATATCAGTTTTATTTAGAAGGATATTCTAAGGCCTGGTCTGATTGGAGTTACGCCACACAAAAAGATTTTACCAATTTAAGCGCTGGCAACTATGTTTTTAAAGTTAGGGCAAAAATCGATGATACTTCGGTAAGCGGGGAAACCGTTTATTCGTTTACCATTTTGCGCCCATGGTATCTAAATAATTGGGCCATTTTGTGTTATGTTGTTCTATTTGTGGTGGTGTTGATTCTGGGCAAAAAAATCTATGAAAGAAAACTACAGCGGGATAGTCAAAAAATTAGCGACCGCTTACAGGCCGAGCAAGAAGAGATCCTGAGGCAGGAAACAGAGATCAACGAAAAACAGATCATCAAGCTGCAAACAGAAAAATTACAAGCCGAATTGGCCTCGAAAAATAGAGAACTGGCCAACTCAGCCATGACCCTCGTTTATAAAAACGAACTGCTCCAAAAGCTGAGCGATGAGATCACCAAATTAAAGGATGAGAACGGAAAAAAACTCTCAGATGATCAAACACGAAAAATCCAGAAAGTAATTAATGACGGTATGAATGATGAGCGTGATTGGCATTTATTTGAGAATAGTTTTAATGAGGCACACGAAAGTTTCTTTAAAAAATTAAAGGCACAGCATCCCGATCTTGTTCCGAATGATTTAAAACTCTGCGCCTACCTCAGGATGAACATGAGTAGCAAAGAGATGTCGTCACTATTGAACATTAGTTTAAGGGGGGTTGAAATACGCAGGTATCGCTTGCGCAAAAAACTCGAAGTACCCCACGATAAAAACCTGACAGAGTTTTTAATGGAACTTTAA
- a CDS encoding UPF0176 protein (product_source=KO:K07146; cath_funfam=3.40.250.10,4.10.60.10; cog=COG1054; ko=KO:K07146; pfam=PF00581,PF12368,PF17773; smart=SM00450; superfamily=52821): MEKYQTLLYYCYSYIAEAEQFAADHLKFCKSLGLVGRIIVADEGLNGTVSGTVEACEAYMKAIHADERFAKTEFKIDDVEEPSFLKMHCRYKSEIVHSGLRDTSIINPNEKTGKHLEPVDFMKMKDDEDVIILDVRSNYEHNLGKFKNALTLDIENFRDFPEQINQLAQYKDKKILTYCTGGIKCEKASALLLHHGFNDVYQLHGGIIKYGKEAGGKDFEGKCYVFDNRIAVDVNKVNPTIVSVCYNCGKTTPKMINCANPECNEHITQCDECGDQLQGCCSVECTINPRKRPYDGTGYYVKVPQPVAVKG, from the coding sequence ATGGAAAAATATCAAACACTACTTTACTATTGCTATAGTTACATAGCAGAGGCAGAACAATTTGCTGCCGATCACCTTAAATTTTGTAAATCATTAGGTTTAGTTGGCCGTATTATCGTTGCCGACGAAGGTTTAAACGGCACTGTTTCTGGCACTGTTGAGGCTTGCGAAGCTTACATGAAAGCCATACACGCCGATGAAAGGTTTGCAAAAACAGAGTTTAAAATAGATGATGTTGAGGAGCCCTCTTTCCTGAAAATGCACTGCCGTTATAAATCAGAAATTGTTCATTCTGGTTTAAGAGATACTTCGATCATTAATCCGAACGAAAAAACGGGTAAACATTTAGAGCCTGTAGATTTCATGAAAATGAAAGATGATGAGGATGTAATTATCCTGGATGTCCGCTCCAATTATGAGCACAATCTTGGTAAATTTAAAAATGCATTAACGCTCGATATCGAGAATTTCCGCGATTTCCCTGAACAGATTAATCAACTTGCCCAATATAAAGACAAGAAAATATTAACCTATTGTACCGGAGGTATTAAATGCGAAAAAGCTTCTGCTTTGCTTTTACACCATGGCTTTAACGATGTTTACCAATTACATGGTGGCATTATTAAATATGGAAAAGAAGCGGGTGGAAAGGATTTTGAAGGTAAGTGTTACGTTTTCGACAACCGCATTGCTGTTGATGTAAATAAGGTAAACCCTACCATTGTTTCGGTTTGTTATAACTGTGGTAAAACTACCCCAAAAATGATCAACTGTGCCAATCCGGAATGTAATGAGCACATTACCCAATGTGATGAATGCGGCGATCAGCTTCAGGGCTGTTGCTCGGTGGAATGTACTATCAATCCGCGCAAGCGCCCTTATGATGGCACAGGCTATTATGTAAAGGTTCCGCAGCCGGTAGCAGTGAAAGGTTAA
- a CDS encoding hypothetical protein (product_source=Hypo-rule applied; cath_funfam=2.60.40.1120; cleavage_site_network=SignalP-noTM; pfam=PF13715,PF18939; superfamily=49464) — MIRICALLFFCGLTNFVFAQQFTITGIVKDTNGQPVPFASVYLKNTTTGTSANIDGRYSLKLKTGEYTLHFRAVGYKQQEHIINLTDDISLNVTLTSESYTLENVNIRANAEDPAYAIIRKTIKQRKTHLNEVKEFSCDVYIKGVQRLRGAPKKFFGQDIQKVLELDTNRKGIIYLSESQSKFNFRRPNDVHEEMISSKVAGRNSAFSFNKASDLIINFYDNYLLENKLSTRGFISPIADNALFYYKYKLLGETKENGELIHKIEVIPRRENDPVFRGIIYIIDGSWRIYNTDVYLTKKSGINFIDTLNISQQFTKVKEVYMPTAINFQFAGNVLGFKIAGYFVGIYSNYNVDPRFPKNFFNGEILKITEMVNKKDSTYWANNRPIPLTGDEKLNYVKKDSIAKLKESKKYLDSLEKDNNKFGIGKLLLRGYSVNDRYDKEYWSFDPVLKAIFYNTVEGFAVKYGVTYRKDFENRRSYSIRPELRYGFANQKLTGSLTGSYYYNPLKRASIGASFGNGIFDLNNLGSMTALGNTINSLLYEKNFSKFYEKSFININTTRELATGLQGSLSVDYSRNKNLTNNSTFKFIDAKDREFTSNNPFSPTVETPLFPTYNSLSATASLTYTIGQKYITRPDGKFYTESHFPRITVLYKKGFNNVLNSDVDYDFVKAEVYQDRISLGLLGYSSFLVGAGKFLNNAKMYYPDFKHFSGNISTIFPPNIRKFQFLDFYQFSTNQQYFEAHLEHNFAGFFTNKVPLLRKAKLEEFIGGGYLSSPEKRNYKEFYFGFQRLVLRASYGFAYDGARKLTQGFRIAYTL; from the coding sequence ATGATAAGAATTTGCGCGCTCCTATTTTTTTGTGGCCTCACCAATTTTGTTTTTGCTCAACAATTTACCATTACCGGTATAGTTAAAGATACCAACGGACAGCCTGTTCCTTTTGCATCGGTTTATTTAAAAAATACCACTACCGGCACATCTGCAAACATTGATGGGAGATATTCGTTGAAGCTAAAAACGGGAGAATATACGCTACATTTTAGGGCAGTAGGCTATAAACAGCAGGAGCATATCATCAACCTTACCGATGATATTTCGCTCAACGTAACCTTAACATCCGAAAGTTATACTTTAGAAAATGTAAACATCAGGGCAAATGCTGAAGATCCGGCTTATGCCATTATCCGTAAGACCATTAAGCAGAGAAAAACACACTTAAATGAAGTTAAGGAATTTAGTTGCGATGTTTATATCAAAGGCGTACAACGTTTAAGGGGGGCTCCTAAAAAGTTTTTCGGTCAGGATATCCAAAAAGTTTTGGAACTCGATACCAATCGAAAAGGCATCATTTATTTATCAGAATCGCAGAGTAAGTTTAATTTCAGAAGGCCTAATGATGTGCACGAAGAAATGATTTCATCAAAAGTTGCCGGAAGAAACAGTGCTTTCAGTTTTAATAAAGCATCTGATCTGATCATTAATTTTTATGATAATTACCTGCTCGAAAACAAATTAAGCACCAGGGGCTTCATTTCGCCAATTGCCGATAATGCCCTGTTTTACTATAAATACAAGTTGCTTGGCGAAACCAAAGAAAATGGAGAACTGATCCACAAAATCGAGGTCATCCCCCGTCGTGAAAACGACCCTGTGTTTAGGGGCATTATATATATTATTGATGGCAGCTGGAGAATTTACAATACCGATGTTTATTTAACTAAAAAATCGGGGATCAACTTTATAGATACCTTAAACATCAGTCAACAATTTACTAAGGTTAAAGAGGTTTATATGCCTACCGCCATCAATTTTCAATTCGCGGGTAATGTGTTGGGCTTTAAAATTGCAGGCTATTTTGTTGGTATTTATAGCAATTACAATGTTGACCCTAGGTTTCCAAAAAACTTTTTCAATGGCGAAATATTGAAAATAACCGAGATGGTGAACAAAAAAGACTCTACTTACTGGGCAAACAATAGGCCGATTCCTTTAACAGGTGATGAAAAGCTTAATTACGTTAAAAAAGATAGTATTGCTAAATTAAAGGAATCGAAAAAGTATCTCGATTCACTAGAAAAAGACAACAATAAGTTTGGCATCGGCAAATTGCTGCTTAGAGGATATAGTGTTAACGATCGCTATGATAAAGAATACTGGTCTTTCGATCCAGTACTTAAAGCCATATTTTACAATACCGTAGAAGGTTTTGCAGTAAAATACGGGGTTACGTACAGAAAGGATTTCGAGAATAGGAGATCGTACTCTATCCGGCCTGAACTGAGGTATGGTTTTGCCAACCAAAAACTTACCGGAAGTTTAACCGGAAGTTACTATTACAATCCGCTTAAAAGGGCCAGTATAGGTGCATCGTTCGGAAATGGCATTTTTGACCTAAATAATCTGGGCTCAATGACTGCTTTAGGCAATACCATTAACTCATTGCTTTACGAAAAAAACTTTTCAAAATTTTACGAGAAAAGCTTCATTAACATTAACACAACCAGAGAACTGGCAACAGGATTGCAGGGAAGTTTAAGTGTAGATTATAGCAGAAACAAAAATTTAACCAATAACTCTACATTTAAGTTTATCGATGCCAAGGATAGGGAATTTACGTCGAACAATCCTTTTAGTCCAACGGTAGAAACGCCACTTTTCCCTACGTACAACTCTTTAAGTGCAACTGCAAGTTTAACCTACACCATTGGTCAGAAATACATTACCCGTCCAGATGGCAAGTTTTATACTGAATCTCACTTTCCTAGAATTACGGTACTATATAAAAAGGGATTTAACAACGTGTTAAATAGCGATGTTGATTACGATTTTGTAAAAGCAGAAGTTTATCAGGATAGAATTAGCTTAGGGTTATTGGGCTATAGCTCATTTTTGGTTGGGGCAGGAAAGTTTCTTAATAATGCAAAGATGTACTATCCTGATTTCAAACATTTTTCAGGTAACATATCTACCATCTTCCCTCCTAACATAAGGAAGTTTCAATTTTTAGATTTTTATCAGTTTAGCACCAACCAGCAATACTTCGAAGCGCATTTAGAGCATAATTTTGCAGGCTTTTTCACAAATAAAGTGCCGTTACTGCGTAAAGCTAAATTGGAAGAATTTATTGGAGGTGGTTATTTGTCTTCTCCAGAAAAAAGAAATTATAAAGAATTTTATTTCGGCTTCCAGCGCCTGGTATTAAGGGCCAGTTATGGCTTTGCTTACGACGGTGCCCGCAAATTAACACAAGGATTTAGAATAGCTTACACCTTATAG